A single genomic interval of Astyanax mexicanus isolate ESR-SI-001 chromosome 4, AstMex3_surface, whole genome shotgun sequence harbors:
- the foxl2b gene encoding forkhead box protein L2b, with translation MASYHSLEDEAMTLMAHDNEPVKTESFTKDEQTVAQDEPGAGGKTDPSQKPPYSYVALIAMAIRESSEKRLTLSGIYQYIINKFPFYEKNKKGWQNSIRHNLSLNECFIKVPREGGGERKGNYWTLDPACEDMFEKGNYRRRRRMKRPFRPPTAAHFQPGKALFGTDGYGYLTAPKYIQTGFMNGTWSLAQPQPPPPPPHVSYAPCQMGNGGTGGAGGGGGGGGDGGGGGGAGVGTLSVKGLTAPAYPYSRMQAVGLPNVMNSYNGMSHHHHHHPHHHPHHHSHHPQHQPAELYSYWEHEAKHSALHARIDI, from the coding sequence ATGGCATCTTACCACAGCTTAGAAGATGAGGCCATGACTTTGATGGCGCACGACAACGAGCCGGTGAAGACCGAGAGCTTCACCAAAGACGAGCAGACGGTGGCGCAGGACGAGCCGGGCGCTGGAGGCAAAACCGACCCATCGCAGAAACCCCCGTACTCGTACGTGGCCCTCATCGCCATGGCCATCCGCGAGAGCTCGGAGAAGCGCCTAACGCTGAGCGGTATCTACCAGTACATCATCAACAAGTTCCCCTTCTACGAGAAGAACAAAAAGGGCTGGCAGAACAGCATCCGCCACAACCTGAGCCTCAACGAGTGCTTCATCAAGGTGCCGCGGGAGGGCGGCGGGGAGCGCAAGGGCAACTACTGGACCCTGGACCCGGCCTGCGAGGACATGTTCGAGAAAGGGAACTACCGGCGAAGACGGCGGATGAAACGGCCTTTCAGGCCGCCCACGGCCGCGCACTTCCAACCGGGCAAGGCCCTCTTCGGCACTGACGGTTACGGCTACCTGACCGCGCCCAAGTACATCCAAACCGGCTTCATGAACGGCACCTGGTCCCTTGCGCAACCGCAGCCTCCTCCGCCGCCGCCGCACGTGTCTTACGCGCCGTGCCAGATGGGCAACGGAGGAAccggaggagctggaggaggcggaggtggaggaggagacggtggaggaggtggaggcgcGGGCGTAGGCACTCTATCCGTCAAAGGCCTCACGGCTCCGGCCTATCCGTACTCGCGCATGCAGGCCGTGGGGCTGCCCAACGTCATGAACTCGTACAATGGCATGagccaccaccaccatcaccatcctcACCACCACCCGCACCATCACTCTCACCATCCTCAGCACCAGCCGGCCGAGCTCTACTCGTACTGGGAGCACGAGGCCAAGCACTCGGCGCTGCACGCGCGGATTGACATTTGA